DNA from Deltaproteobacteria bacterium:
GAGATCGCCCGTTTCCTGAACCTGCACCTGGACACGGTCCAGGAGTATATCCAGGCCGACCTGCTGGCCCAGGCGGTAGAGAATGAGTTGGAGGTGGGCATCGGCCTGATCCGTAAGCGGCTGCAAACCGGCGGCCTGACCATCTCCCGCCAGTGCGCCAATATCATCCGGGAGTTCGGGCAATATTCTGTCCCGGAGAAAAAACCCAACAAACCGTTTCGGGACAAACCCCTGGAGATCGCCAATTACGCCCTGGACGCCCTAAGGTTCATGGTGCTGGGCCTGACTTACCACGTCAACCCCAATTTGACCTGGATTTGATTGGAGGACCAATGAGAGTAATCCTGAATACCTGGATGGGAGACGGATTTGAAAACAACAATTGCTGCGACCTGTGCGGTCGCCTGGCCACCACGGTGGAACTGGCGACGCTTACCGATTCGGTTAAGGTCTGTAAGACCTGTTTGACCAATGCCGAGCGAGAAATCGACAAGGCTATCTTAAGTGGAGGCAAAAATTGATCTTTAGGAGGACCAGGCCGGTGGACATTGACACCCATGGCATCAAAGCCGGGACTGAAAACGGGTGGGAAGAAATCCTGGCCCCTTATAAGACAGAGAAAAACACGGAGAACTTGGCGGTTCTCTTTGAGGACCCTAAACTCACGGTTTTAGCCTTGGCCTGGACCAAAATACCCAAGAAACTCAAAGCCCCGCCATCGGCAGCCGATTTGGAAGCCCTTTGGGATTGCGTCAGCTTTGATTATGAGGACCTGGAAGACGGCACCAACCTGACTCTTCTCCAGGTGATTAACGGCATGAAACTTTTGCGCCGACATCAGTTGATTTTCCCGGACGGCTCCCTCCGGCCGGAAGTCTCCGCCCTGATCCGAAACCGCATCTTCCGGGAAATCAAAGGGAAAAACAAGTAAGAGGTAATACCCATGAAACATGTCAAAATTGAATTGGTCGCAACAGATAAACTTATCCACTACATAAACAACCCCAAAAAACACCCTGAAATCCAAATCAACAAAATTGCCTCCAGCATCAAAAACTTTGGCTTCCTGGTCCCGATAGTGATTGACAAAGGCAATGAGATCATCGCCGGACACGGAAGATTTTTTGCGGCCCAAAAATTGGCCCTGGACAAAATTCCCTGCATCAGAGCTGAACATTTGACCCCCGAGCAAATAAAAGCTTTCCGTATCGCCGATAATAAATTGGCTGAAAGTGATTGGGA
Protein-coding regions in this window:
- a CDS encoding ParB N-terminal domain-containing protein; this encodes MKHVKIELVATDKLIHYINNPKKHPEIQINKIASSIKNFGFLVPIVIDKGNEIIAGHGRFFAAQKLALDKIPCIRAEHLTPEQIKAFRIADNKLAESDWDQEKLTQELKILMEMEYNIEDIGFNDKEITRLFPEEEDVEEQIIPELYQILITLENEEQQKELLERLINEGYECRALIS